One Synechococcus sp. PROS-9-1 DNA window includes the following coding sequences:
- a CDS encoding molybdenum cofactor biosynthesis protein MoaE — MTRKPDLIVEIHRHSFDPWVQLSDWSSNAAASASFIGRVRPAAENGSSLEALELTHYSGLCEGLIRQDAERLLMAQGATRALVMHRVGRLLPTEVIVLVAVEADRRGPAQRCCMSLLEAIKHQAPFWKKEWRNGQGSWVSGNTPL, encoded by the coding sequence ATGACACGAAAGCCAGATTTAATAGTTGAGATTCACCGCCATTCTTTTGATCCTTGGGTTCAGTTGTCTGATTGGTCATCGAATGCTGCTGCTTCAGCTTCATTCATTGGACGTGTTCGGCCTGCTGCTGAAAATGGGAGTTCTCTTGAAGCTCTAGAGCTCACGCACTATTCAGGGCTGTGCGAGGGTCTGATCCGTCAGGATGCGGAAAGGTTGTTGATGGCTCAAGGTGCTACGCGAGCACTTGTGATGCATCGGGTTGGACGCTTGTTGCCGACTGAGGTGATCGTGCTTGTGGCTGTTGAAGCTGATCGCCGTGGCCCTGCGCAACGTTGTTGCATGTCATTGCTGGAAGCGATCAAGCATCAGGCCCCTTTCTGGAAAAAAGAGTGGAGGAACGGACAAGGCTCGTGGGTTAGCGGAAATACGCCACTTTGA
- a CDS encoding formate/nitrite transporter family protein, translated as MDYVLPNELVDGMIAAGGKKATVSVKNLLIRGFYSGAILGLAVILALTIGLKSGQPWLGSLLFPFGFASIVLFGMELVTGNFALLPMSTWAGKSTWRATFRNWGWVWLGNWIGTAVVALIMAISLTSGGTVDPASAADGGGMWQQVAAKIIALNKTNVVTKYENLQSMGFFLAFLRGVVANWLVCLGVTMALVSKSVPGKLLACWLPITAFQSMGMEHIVVNQFLHTAGPILGSGVGFGQVIFWNFLPVTLGNIVGGMVFIGMLFYSTHRTKISDVLPTEHDEKLERELAAELGAR; from the coding sequence ATGGACTATGTCCTGCCCAATGAACTCGTCGACGGCATGATTGCCGCCGGCGGGAAAAAAGCGACCGTCAGCGTCAAAAACCTGCTCATTCGTGGCTTTTATTCCGGCGCCATTCTCGGCCTTGCTGTGATCCTTGCCCTCACAATTGGTCTCAAGAGTGGCCAACCTTGGTTGGGATCCCTGCTCTTCCCCTTCGGCTTTGCCAGCATCGTGCTGTTTGGCATGGAGCTTGTCACTGGCAACTTCGCGCTTCTACCCATGTCCACATGGGCTGGTAAGAGCACCTGGAGAGCCACGTTCCGAAACTGGGGTTGGGTCTGGCTGGGCAACTGGATCGGCACTGCTGTAGTTGCCTTGATCATGGCGATCAGCCTGACCAGTGGTGGCACCGTGGATCCCGCCTCCGCTGCCGATGGTGGTGGCATGTGGCAACAGGTGGCTGCGAAGATCATTGCCCTCAACAAAACCAACGTTGTTACCAAGTACGAGAACCTTCAATCCATGGGCTTCTTCTTGGCCTTCCTGCGTGGAGTTGTTGCCAACTGGTTGGTTTGCCTAGGCGTCACGATGGCTCTTGTGAGCAAAAGTGTTCCCGGCAAATTGCTGGCCTGCTGGTTGCCAATTACGGCCTTCCAATCGATGGGCATGGAGCACATCGTGGTGAACCAGTTCCTTCACACTGCTGGTCCGATCCTGGGTTCCGGTGTGGGCTTCGGTCAGGTGATTTTCTGGAACTTCTTGCCAGTCACCCTGGGCAACATCGTTGGCGGCATGGTGTTCATTGGCATGCTCTTCTACAGCACCCACCGCACCAAGATTTCTGATGTGCTCCCAACAGAGCATGATGAAAAACTAGAACGCGAACTGGCCGCTGAGCTCGGCGCCCGCTGA
- a CDS encoding MoaD/ThiS family protein — protein sequence MTKSSDRTLQVLLFASLRDQAGWDEQCIFIPDKDVVTAEDIWHQLELGPRPLSVQIAINQQLVSPLTPVQIGDEVAFLPPFTGG from the coding sequence ATGACGAAATCTTCTGACAGAACTCTTCAGGTGTTGTTGTTCGCTTCGCTTCGTGATCAAGCTGGTTGGGACGAACAGTGCATCTTTATTCCTGATAAAGATGTTGTGACGGCTGAAGATATTTGGCATCAATTGGAGCTTGGGCCTCGTCCATTATCCGTTCAGATTGCAATCAATCAGCAGTTGGTGAGTCCACTTACGCCTGTTCAAATAGGTGATGAAGTTGCATTTCTCCCACCCTTTACTGGTGGTTGA
- the cynS gene encoding cyanase produces MTTTVTASLMAAKKAKGLSFADLEAALGLDEVWIASLFYGQATASPEEAEKLATLLALDPAITSALQEFPTKGSLDPVIPVDPLIYRFYEIMQVYGMPMKDVIQEKFGDGIMSAIDFTLDVDKVEDPKGDRVKITMCGKFLPYKKW; encoded by the coding sequence ATGACAACGACGGTTACTGCTTCTCTCATGGCAGCAAAAAAGGCTAAGGGGCTTTCTTTTGCTGATCTAGAAGCGGCCCTTGGGCTCGATGAAGTTTGGATTGCTTCCCTCTTTTATGGACAGGCCACCGCATCCCCTGAAGAAGCAGAGAAATTAGCAACTTTGTTGGCTCTAGATCCAGCCATTACCTCTGCACTGCAAGAGTTTCCAACGAAAGGAAGTCTCGATCCAGTAATACCTGTAGATCCATTGATCTATCGCTTCTATGAAATCATGCAGGTTTATGGAATGCCTATGAAAGATGTCATCCAGGAAAAGTTTGGCGATGGAATTATGAGCGCTATTGATTTTACTTTGGATGTAGATAAGGTTGAAGATCCAAAAGGTGATCGGGTGAAAATCACGATGTGTGGAAAATTCTTACCCTATAAAAAATGGTGA
- a CDS encoding anthranilate phosphoribosyltransferase family protein: METPPQAKKRAYFKQLLRKIGSGEHTSKGLTRSEADEAMELMLTGGASDVQIGAFLIAHRIRRPEPQELTGMLDTYKRLGPCLLSQPEQRRPICFGMPFDGRSRTAPIYPLTTLLLVGSGQPVVLQGGRRMPVKFGITAAELFAAIGLNLSGLSINDVQTGFNLHGLALIYQPEHFPLGEVLLPARDDLGKRPPLASAELLWTAHQGHHLLVSGFVHPPTESRAWQALELAGEKDVITVKGLEGGTDLPVSRAGITARIHNSGEPERHIVHPRDHGCFGDDPRWESEEAWAAHAKEALLGQGPMADSLRWNTGCYLWLSGLSKSLEDGVEEAQTMQANGVGSAALEQLIAWRASVGR, translated from the coding sequence ATGGAAACGCCTCCACAAGCCAAAAAGCGAGCATATTTCAAGCAATTGCTACGCAAAATCGGCAGTGGAGAGCACACCAGCAAAGGGTTGACCCGAAGCGAAGCCGATGAGGCCATGGAGTTGATGCTCACGGGAGGAGCGTCAGACGTTCAAATCGGCGCCTTTCTGATCGCCCATCGCATTCGCCGGCCTGAACCTCAGGAGCTCACCGGCATGCTCGATACCTATAAAAGGCTTGGGCCCTGTCTTCTCAGTCAACCTGAGCAACGCCGGCCGATCTGCTTTGGCATGCCCTTTGACGGTCGATCTCGCACGGCACCGATCTACCCCTTAACGACCTTGCTGTTGGTGGGGTCCGGACAACCCGTGGTCTTACAGGGAGGGAGGCGAATGCCCGTGAAATTTGGAATCACCGCCGCAGAACTGTTCGCTGCCATCGGGCTCAACTTGAGCGGGCTGTCTATCAACGATGTTCAAACAGGATTCAACCTGCATGGTCTTGCCCTTATTTATCAACCGGAACACTTCCCCCTAGGCGAGGTTCTGCTGCCCGCTCGGGATGATCTCGGGAAACGCCCTCCATTAGCCAGCGCTGAGCTGCTCTGGACCGCACACCAAGGGCACCACCTACTTGTGAGTGGTTTTGTACATCCGCCAACGGAAAGCCGAGCCTGGCAAGCCCTGGAACTAGCCGGAGAAAAGGACGTCATCACCGTAAAAGGCTTAGAAGGCGGCACAGACTTGCCTGTTAGTCGAGCCGGAATCACGGCTCGGATACACAACTCAGGGGAGCCTGAACGACACATCGTTCATCCCCGGGACCATGGCTGCTTCGGAGATGACCCCCGCTGGGAATCGGAGGAAGCCTGGGCTGCGCACGCCAAAGAGGCACTTCTGGGCCAAGGGCCCATGGCCGATTCCTTGCGTTGGAACACAGGCTGTTACCTCTGGTTGAGCGGACTGAGCAAAAGCTTGGAGGATGGCGTGGAAGAAGCCCAAACCATGCAAGCCAATGGAGTAGGCAGCGCAGCGTTAGAGCAATTGATCGCGTGGCGAGCATCTGTGGGAAGGTGA
- a CDS encoding DNA mismatch repair protein MutS, with translation MNGNHLTTSAQGASDPWPLLRKRGELSGATALRLVIHGRSGGLVPPCLQQIVVAVAERRAAPVELEVLTAEHPSPVQCGSQWLVPLLLLPGSHARSDVPLIRNRLKAEGVVVKSLPFLGAWDCWWVLMSRWIEDVAAKHPSLALVHHPLRPGISDRFLASIQRRFDLPVVPFDAWDQFANDHPNVVPLPLSLAPNRMSEALRQAGGLPSLLEDPQLRQGLIHCLALLP, from the coding sequence ATGAATGGAAACCACCTGACTACATCAGCTCAAGGGGCTTCAGATCCGTGGCCGTTGTTACGTAAACGTGGCGAATTAAGTGGCGCAACAGCCCTTCGTCTTGTGATCCATGGACGTTCAGGTGGATTGGTACCACCTTGTTTGCAGCAAATTGTGGTGGCTGTCGCTGAGCGCCGAGCGGCCCCAGTTGAATTGGAAGTGCTGACTGCCGAGCATCCGTCTCCAGTGCAGTGCGGCAGCCAGTGGCTTGTGCCTTTGCTCTTGCTCCCTGGCAGTCATGCACGCAGTGACGTCCCGCTGATTCGTAATCGGTTGAAGGCTGAGGGTGTTGTGGTGAAGTCGCTTCCTTTTCTGGGCGCCTGGGATTGTTGGTGGGTTCTGATGTCGCGTTGGATTGAGGATGTTGCTGCGAAGCATCCTTCTCTGGCGTTGGTTCATCATCCATTGAGGCCAGGGATTTCAGATCGTTTCCTCGCTTCAATTCAGCGTCGCTTTGATTTGCCTGTGGTTCCGTTTGATGCCTGGGACCAGTTTGCTAATGACCATCCCAACGTGGTTCCATTACCTCTTTCCTTGGCGCCTAATCGGATGTCTGAGGCGTTGCGTCAGGCTGGTGGTTTGCCATCCCTCCTTGAAGATCCCCAGCTTCGGCAGGGACTTATTCATTGTCTTGCCCTATTGCCGTGA
- a CDS encoding ferredoxin--nitrite reductase encodes MSIQMPTRPFLENKKLNKIEQNKAAKDGLLVGDEIEEFARIGWEEVDETDLQLRLKWYGMFWRPKTPGKFMLRLRVPNGVINHQQLRVVASIVERYGDNGSCDITTRQNLQLRGVLLDDLPDILKRLKDAGLSSIQSGFDNPRNVTGNPLAGIDPNEIIDTRPFTTELQNFLTNHCEGNPEFSNLPRKWNTAVAGAKDNFLLHNDIVFHPVERDGVLGFGVWIGGILSSQMNAYAIPLNAWVKQDEICKMTDCVIRLWRDNGERDKRPKGRFRMYLDQLGVDTFRSKVEGLFGPLIEDPGSVFNSTPRSHYGIHPQKNAGEFFAGLHVSVGRLTATDLHDLATASLDYGTGEIRLTEDQNVIIVGLSTTNLDRFKADPLLQRFPLKPGAIAAGTVSCTGNTYCSFGLTNTKDQAIAAAKKLDADLELPEELKIHWTGCPNTCGQAFMGAIGLTGTKAKNSQGEMGEAYTLSIGGSQGENPQIGEVQHKAIPAEDIQNVLRQVLIEQFGAKPRA; translated from the coding sequence ATGAGCATTCAAATGCCCACAAGACCATTCCTAGAAAACAAGAAGCTCAATAAAATTGAGCAAAATAAAGCTGCAAAGGACGGATTACTTGTAGGTGATGAAATTGAAGAATTTGCAAGAATTGGCTGGGAAGAAGTTGATGAAACCGATCTTCAACTTCGCCTAAAATGGTACGGAATGTTCTGGCGCCCAAAAACCCCAGGCAAGTTCATGCTTCGCTTGCGGGTACCGAATGGGGTCATCAACCACCAACAACTCCGTGTTGTCGCCTCAATCGTTGAGCGCTACGGAGACAACGGAAGCTGCGACATCACAACACGCCAAAACTTACAACTTCGCGGCGTGCTACTGGATGATTTGCCAGACATTCTCAAACGGCTAAAGGATGCTGGACTGAGCTCCATCCAATCGGGTTTTGACAATCCTAGGAATGTAACTGGAAATCCCCTTGCAGGAATTGATCCGAACGAAATTATCGATACACGGCCATTCACCACCGAGCTTCAAAACTTTCTCACCAACCACTGCGAAGGTAATCCAGAGTTTTCGAACCTTCCACGCAAATGGAATACAGCTGTAGCTGGAGCAAAAGATAACTTTCTACTTCACAACGACATCGTCTTTCATCCGGTTGAACGAGATGGTGTTTTGGGTTTCGGTGTATGGATCGGTGGAATCCTCTCTTCACAGATGAATGCTTATGCCATCCCCCTGAATGCCTGGGTGAAGCAGGATGAAATTTGCAAAATGACCGATTGCGTCATTCGCCTTTGGCGTGACAACGGCGAGCGTGACAAACGCCCCAAAGGCCGCTTCCGCATGTATCTCGACCAACTAGGTGTTGACACTTTTAGGAGCAAAGTGGAAGGCCTCTTTGGTCCTCTCATAGAGGATCCAGGATCAGTTTTTAATTCCACACCACGTTCTCACTACGGAATCCACCCACAAAAAAATGCAGGTGAGTTTTTCGCAGGGCTCCACGTAAGCGTTGGACGACTTACAGCAACCGACCTTCACGATTTAGCCACTGCAAGCTTGGATTACGGAACTGGCGAAATTCGCCTAACTGAAGACCAGAACGTGATCATCGTGGGACTTTCAACAACCAATCTGGATCGCTTCAAAGCAGATCCATTGTTGCAACGCTTCCCTCTTAAACCAGGTGCCATTGCAGCTGGAACAGTCTCCTGCACAGGGAATACCTACTGCAGTTTTGGTCTAACCAACACGAAAGACCAAGCCATTGCAGCTGCAAAAAAACTTGATGCAGATCTCGAATTACCCGAAGAGCTCAAGATCCATTGGACGGGTTGCCCTAATACCTGTGGCCAAGCCTTCATGGGTGCGATCGGCCTAACGGGCACCAAAGCTAAAAACAGTCAGGGCGAAATGGGTGAGGCCTACACCCTGAGCATCGGAGGATCTCAGGGTGAAAACCCGCAGATCGGCGAAGTGCAGCACAAAGCAATTCCCGCAGAAGACATTCAAAACGTTCTTCGACAGGTACTCATCGAACAATTCGGTGCAAAGCCTCGGGCTTAA
- a CDS encoding HEAT repeat domain-containing protein — MSAIDEATLWDRLANARRIPLNPTWLGEIFSPSLSDELRFAVAERLGMLAETGWPIIRTLIQQHGIQPELIHAAGLCHQPEAKDWLLTQLNQSNDPDAFLLNALSCWGAELTYSDFQHILQLPSQAQRLAGLNLLSFKSHQLQANELLQLCESTLQDWRDPVVIACIRLLQRRDDIAISTRLSILVQEGSDAVAEAALRALGCMATTHSKMALKSLSVELTNQERREQAVRQLQQQY, encoded by the coding sequence ATGAGTGCCATTGATGAAGCCACCCTTTGGGATCGGCTAGCCAATGCACGACGGATTCCATTGAATCCAACTTGGCTGGGAGAGATATTCTCTCCCAGCCTTTCTGATGAACTCCGTTTTGCGGTTGCTGAACGCTTGGGGATGTTGGCAGAAACAGGATGGCCAATCATCCGTACCCTGATCCAACAGCACGGAATTCAGCCTGAATTAATCCATGCCGCCGGCCTTTGCCATCAACCTGAAGCAAAAGATTGGTTACTCACACAACTAAACCAATCCAATGATCCAGATGCCTTCTTGCTCAACGCACTGAGTTGCTGGGGCGCCGAGCTGACCTATTCAGACTTTCAGCACATTCTGCAGTTGCCAAGTCAAGCCCAACGACTTGCTGGCTTAAATCTTCTCAGCTTCAAATCACATCAACTTCAAGCCAATGAATTGCTGCAGTTGTGTGAATCCACTCTGCAAGATTGGCGTGATCCCGTTGTCATCGCCTGCATACGCTTACTTCAGCGACGAGACGACATTGCCATTAGCACGAGGCTTAGCATTCTGGTCCAAGAAGGATCCGATGCTGTTGCCGAGGCTGCATTAAGAGCCTTGGGATGCATGGCCACAACTCATAGCAAAATGGCGTTGAAGTCATTAAGCGTAGAACTCACCAATCAAGAGCGACGTGAGCAAGCCGTACGCCAGCTTCAGCAGCAATATTAA
- the cobA gene encoding uroporphyrinogen-III C-methyltransferase, with product MTGTVYLVGAGPGDPDLLTLKAHRLLQCCDALVYDSLVPSEVLNLVPDSCERHFVGKRRGHHSVPQPSTNSVLVALGQRHQTVVRLKGGDPFLFGRGGEEAAHLVSHGIAVEVVPGVTAGIAAPAYAGIPVTHRRAGSSVTFVTGHEEIDKRRPSVNWQALATASDGLVIYMGLHNLPRIAEELMAGGLDGSTPVAVIQQGTVAGQRCLKAPLREVAAATRTEQFASPSIVVVGDVVNHQVDACAPEPAAVTMPIPF from the coding sequence ATGACGGGAACTGTGTATCTCGTAGGAGCTGGACCAGGAGATCCCGACCTGCTCACCTTGAAGGCTCATCGTCTACTGCAATGTTGTGATGCCCTCGTCTACGACTCCCTAGTGCCAAGTGAGGTGCTTAATCTCGTCCCAGACTCATGTGAACGGCACTTTGTCGGTAAGCGTCGCGGACACCATTCCGTGCCTCAGCCCAGTACCAATTCAGTTCTTGTTGCCTTGGGTCAGCGCCATCAAACGGTGGTCCGCTTAAAAGGCGGCGATCCCTTCCTGTTTGGTCGTGGTGGAGAGGAAGCAGCCCATCTGGTTTCCCATGGCATTGCTGTTGAGGTCGTGCCGGGCGTGACGGCAGGAATTGCGGCTCCGGCCTATGCCGGAATACCGGTGACGCATCGACGAGCAGGCTCATCGGTCACCTTCGTGACGGGTCATGAGGAGATCGACAAGCGTCGACCGTCCGTGAATTGGCAAGCTCTTGCCACCGCGAGTGATGGTTTAGTGATTTATATGGGTTTGCATAATTTGCCGCGAATTGCCGAGGAATTGATGGCTGGTGGTCTTGATGGAAGTACCCCTGTCGCTGTCATTCAGCAGGGCACAGTCGCTGGTCAGCGTTGCTTGAAGGCACCCTTACGTGAAGTGGCAGCCGCTACTCGGACTGAACAATTTGCCTCCCCTTCGATCGTTGTTGTGGGAGACGTGGTCAATCATCAAGTTGATGCTTGTGCCCCTGAGCCTGCAGCGGTCACCATGCCGATTCCATTTTAA
- the moaB gene encoding molybdenum cofactor biosynthesis protein B: protein MALSIAVLTISDRRTRAEDTSGDALEQRLTAAGHQLSDRRICPDDRYQIRSELSQWIANPTVDVVITSGGTGLTGRDGTPEAIAPLLDKTIDGFGELFRVLSYESIGTSTLQSRCLAGVANGTIIFVLPGSLDAVQTAWDRLISSQLDANTRPCNLVQLLPRLREASWRAPVNSDL, encoded by the coding sequence CTGGCTCTTTCAATTGCTGTCCTCACCATTTCCGACCGACGCACCAGAGCGGAAGACACCAGCGGTGATGCACTGGAACAACGCCTCACGGCCGCAGGCCATCAACTCAGTGATCGACGGATCTGCCCTGATGATCGCTACCAGATCCGCTCAGAACTCAGTCAGTGGATTGCCAATCCAACCGTTGATGTTGTGATCACAAGCGGCGGAACAGGCCTGACCGGCCGAGACGGAACCCCAGAAGCGATCGCCCCTTTGTTGGACAAAACCATCGACGGTTTTGGTGAACTCTTCCGCGTTCTTTCCTACGAGAGCATTGGGACCAGCACGTTACAAAGTCGATGCTTAGCAGGCGTCGCCAACGGAACCATCATCTTCGTGCTTCCAGGTTCTTTAGATGCCGTTCAAACAGCTTGGGACCGACTGATCTCCAGCCAATTAGACGCGAACACGCGTCCTTGCAATCTCGTACAACTTCTGCCTCGACTACGAGAAGCATCCTGGAGAGCCCCAGTGAATTCTGATCTGTAA
- a CDS encoding MFS transporter has protein sequence MRRPHVPTLVSAFLTLLNDRLSESIVFPLLPFLLASFNADGRTLGLLAGSYALAQFAATPLIGALSDRFGRRPVIAICVSGSVLGLGLFAITLSHDWPAGAVLPLFLLFGARLIDGVSGGTAATAGAVLADITPPEKRARAFGLIGVAFGLGFIIGPFLGGQLARIAVTVPIWVATGFAVLNLVVVLTLLPETHPVSERRVLPRKRELNPFAQIARVIGNPAVGRLALGFFLFFLAFNGFTAILVLYFKQRFNWGPELATTAFLIVGVVATVVQGGLIGPLVNRFGEWKLTLIGLGLVIAGCLLIPTTNPEQARIGVFTAVAILASGTGLVTPSLRSLVSRRLSDEGQGAALGSLQALQSLGSFLGPPLAGLGYDLLGQTSPFFGGAALLVVVVVLVTRSPLEHTTG, from the coding sequence GTGCGCCGTCCTCACGTTCCAACTTTGGTCAGTGCGTTTCTCACGCTGCTCAATGACCGACTGAGCGAAAGCATTGTTTTTCCATTGCTGCCATTTCTGTTGGCATCGTTCAATGCCGACGGTCGCACCCTTGGGTTGTTAGCTGGCAGCTACGCCCTCGCGCAATTCGCAGCAACGCCATTAATTGGAGCCCTGAGTGATCGCTTCGGCCGCAGGCCCGTGATCGCCATCTGCGTGAGTGGTTCCGTTCTGGGCCTCGGACTCTTCGCAATCACCTTGAGCCATGACTGGCCCGCTGGTGCTGTGTTGCCCCTGTTTCTCCTGTTTGGAGCCCGTCTGATCGATGGGGTAAGCGGTGGAACAGCCGCCACCGCAGGAGCCGTACTCGCAGACATCACACCGCCGGAGAAACGTGCACGCGCCTTCGGATTGATCGGTGTGGCCTTCGGCCTTGGTTTCATTATCGGACCCTTTCTCGGCGGCCAATTGGCCCGGATTGCCGTCACGGTGCCCATCTGGGTGGCAACCGGCTTCGCCGTCCTCAACCTTGTTGTTGTCCTGACGTTGCTCCCTGAAACCCATCCGGTGTCAGAGCGCCGCGTTCTTCCCCGCAAACGGGAGCTCAACCCCTTCGCTCAAATCGCTCGGGTGATTGGCAATCCAGCAGTCGGGCGTCTGGCCTTGGGCTTTTTTCTATTTTTTCTTGCCTTCAATGGCTTCACAGCAATTCTGGTGCTCTATTTCAAGCAACGATTCAACTGGGGCCCAGAGCTTGCTACCACAGCCTTTTTGATTGTGGGGGTCGTCGCCACCGTGGTCCAGGGTGGACTGATCGGTCCATTGGTGAATCGTTTTGGGGAGTGGAAACTCACGCTGATCGGCCTCGGTTTGGTCATCGCCGGCTGTTTGCTGATCCCCACCACGAATCCTGAACAAGCCAGGATTGGAGTGTTCACAGCGGTGGCAATTTTGGCCAGCGGCACCGGCCTGGTCACCCCAAGCCTGCGCAGCCTGGTGTCTCGGCGTCTCAGCGATGAAGGGCAAGGCGCAGCCCTTGGCAGCCTGCAAGCACTACAGAGTCTTGGCAGTTTTTTAGGCCCACCGCTAGCTGGACTGGGCTACGACCTCCTAGGTCAAACCAGTCCATTTTTTGGAGGCGCAGCATTGCTCGTGGTCGTGGTGGTCTTGGTGACCCGCAGTCCCCTTGAACACACCACAGGCTGA
- a CDS encoding molybdopterin molybdotransferase MoeA: MPGPVEPYGREGLPLSEARHRLLADISPINALDNLPLDEALGRVNAKSINAPVSIPGFRASIMDGYALGQHHQPRVGQQWTLQGRSAPGSPFDRVLNAGEAIRILTGAPLPEGAGWVLPQECVETSQTQLTLAAEVSDQPWIRAEDEECKAGDRLINHGQRLTPSQLGRLAGCGVATLEVHRKPRIGLLISGDELVPAGLERRAGAIWESNSTLLEAILNSLHQVVHTKCVVPDQPEELRRALAELSKTCDVVVSTGGISAGESDWIRALVNELGQVSFWKLFLKPGRPFAFGHIKNQEGTVPFFGLPGNPVAAAITALQLLWPALQILEGQQEPEYFPRIKVKLANALARRPGRPELARARLEVNANGELMARVSDSQASSRIGSLVQSDLLLEIPAETGGLKAGESLWAQLIRSRLL, encoded by the coding sequence GTGCCTGGTCCCGTTGAGCCCTATGGACGCGAAGGATTACCTCTTAGCGAAGCCAGACATCGTCTTCTTGCAGACATCAGCCCAATCAATGCGTTAGATAATTTGCCTCTTGATGAGGCGCTTGGGCGCGTCAATGCCAAGTCAATCAACGCTCCTGTCTCGATCCCAGGGTTCCGAGCCTCAATCATGGATGGGTACGCCTTAGGGCAACACCATCAACCGAGAGTCGGTCAACAATGGACCCTTCAAGGTCGATCAGCTCCTGGCTCTCCATTTGATCGGGTCTTAAACGCTGGTGAAGCCATCCGTATCTTGACCGGAGCCCCCCTCCCAGAAGGAGCAGGCTGGGTCTTGCCACAGGAATGTGTGGAGACCAGCCAAACGCAACTGACCTTGGCTGCTGAAGTCTCGGATCAACCCTGGATCCGAGCCGAAGATGAAGAATGCAAAGCCGGGGATCGATTGATAAATCATGGCCAGCGCTTAACGCCTTCCCAGCTAGGACGCCTAGCAGGTTGCGGTGTAGCCACGCTTGAGGTCCATCGCAAACCTCGCATTGGCCTCCTGATCAGCGGTGATGAGCTCGTGCCAGCCGGGCTAGAGCGACGAGCAGGAGCCATATGGGAAAGCAATAGCACCCTGCTTGAGGCGATCTTGAACAGCCTCCACCAGGTAGTGCATACAAAATGCGTGGTTCCCGATCAACCAGAAGAATTGCGGCGAGCCTTAGCTGAACTCAGCAAAACCTGTGATGTTGTGGTGAGCACAGGAGGGATTTCAGCAGGAGAAAGTGACTGGATCCGAGCGCTTGTGAACGAATTAGGGCAAGTGAGTTTCTGGAAACTGTTTCTGAAGCCGGGACGCCCCTTTGCCTTCGGCCACATCAAAAACCAGGAAGGGACCGTGCCTTTCTTTGGCCTCCCGGGAAACCCTGTTGCTGCAGCGATCACAGCCCTACAACTGCTCTGGCCAGCCTTACAGATCTTGGAGGGTCAACAGGAGCCTGAGTACTTTCCACGCATCAAAGTCAAGCTGGCCAACGCTTTGGCTCGTCGGCCAGGACGACCCGAACTAGCCCGCGCTCGCTTGGAGGTCAATGCCAACGGAGAGCTCATGGCTCGGGTGAGCGATTCGCAAGCCTCATCCCGCATTGGCTCCCTGGTTCAGAGCGATCTATTGCTGGAAATTCCCGCAGAGACAGGAGGGTTAAAAGCCGGTGAGAGTCTTTGGGCGCAACTCATACGATCCCGCCTCCTCTAA